The genomic DNA GCAAGAGTTATATTATCATGCTGTTGAGCATACTGGTTTTAAGCCTAGATTTTGTAGAAACGAAGGTACATATTCTAAGTATGCATCTTTAGATGATGAAATAGATGGGTTTCATTACTATCTTTCATATATCAAATTTGGTTTAGGCAGAGCGACTTCTGATACTGCACATGAGATTAGAGATGGACATATTACTAGAGATGAAGGTATTAAACTTGTTAAAAGATTTGATGGGGAATTCCCAATGTTGCATTTCAAGACATTTTTGGAGTATTGTGATATAACCGAGGAATATTATTATGATATTATTGATAGTTGGAGATCTCCACATTTATGGGAAAATAGATATGGAAAGTGGAAGTTAAAAAAACCTATTTGGGAAAGATAATATAAAATGATATTATTTTTTGTATTTAAAGATATTTTTAAAGAATATCTGTATAATAGTTTTTTGCTTAAATGCAAAATATAAAATATTTTTAAGGAACAAAAATGAAGCATCAAGATTATATATATTTAAGTGAGGATTATTATAATAAACCAAAACAGATATTCTCTTATCTATTGGATTTATTGGAACAAAATTTAGGTAGTACCCCCCCCCCATTTTTCAAATCTAAAAAGCTATTAGATATAGGTTGTAGCAGGGGAGAGTTTTTATATTTTTGTAAAAAGAGTTTAAAATTTGATACAAATTTACTCTATGGGTTGGATTACAGCAGCAATCTTATAGACGAGGCTATAAAATTTGATGGGTTAAAGGGTGTAAATTTTAGTGTTGGTTCGGCTGAAAATTTTAACTTAAATACTCAGTTTGATATTGTTTTTATGACCGGTGTTTTATCATATTTTGATGATGTGTCAGATACTATAAAATGTATAGATTCTCACTTATCTCCAAATGGCATAGCTATCATTACTGGTGGTTTTAACGACGCCGATGTAGATTTAATCACAAGATATAGAAACAATAGATATTTTAATACTTTTGAGCCTGGCTGGAATATGCACTCTATTCATACTATAAGAAAAATCTTAAAAACATACAAACTTGATATCATCGATATTAAGACGTTTTATCTTTCATTTAATAGTATACCTCAAGAAGATCCATGCAGAAGTTGGAACATACAAACCGAAAATGGAGTTAAATTCACAAATGGTATGAGTCTTTTGTATGATATAAGGTCACTTATTATAAAAAGAGTATAACCGGGATTGACCCCGGTTTATTTCCAAATTGGATTTTTTAATACCCATCTGCCAAAGCTATCTTTTTCAAATATTTCTCTATTATAAAATTTATCTATAATTGTCCAAAACTCAGTTTCGCTATAGCCAGTAAATTTACAAAAATCTTCCACTGCTTTTGGGTCTAAAGCATGATCTTTTTGTTTAATTATTTTTATAGCTTCTTCTCTATTTAACATACCATATCTAATAAACCTAGCAGTATAATCTGTAGCACAAGCATGACCAAATTTAGGATATTTCATCCAAGCATGAACGAGATAAGCAATAGAATCTACTTGATCAAAATTTTCAGCTGTCATTGTTCTATCCCACTCTCCAGTGAGGTCATGAAAGCCGCGTGATTTTGCAAATACATAATTTGAGTATGAATTCCAAGGTAGGAAATATGATAAGTATATTGGGTCTAATTTGTTTATTTCTTCTTTTGACGGAGCGATTGTTAAATCTAAGTCTTGTTTACTTATACCCCCCCCCATTAACTCTTCCAATGATATATCGATTGCTACGCCATTGCTTAAGATATGCTTTGCACTATAAGTCTCTTCTTTGCTATCCGATCCACCGTATTCGTAACTTACATCTTCTCCATATACTAGAAGCGGTGTATTAAATTTAAGCGCCATATTGATTGGATATGTATATATGAGTCTGTCAATGAACCATGTAGGTTTGCCGTATTTTTCAAATGTTATCTTCATAAGCTTTTTTTGCGTTTTTATATCTGGTTTTAGAGATATTATGTTACAGCCAAATTCCTCTGATATATTTTTTAGATTATGTTTGCCAGCTTCTGTCATAGTGAAATTATCTTCTACTGTAAAAAGCACGGGATTCATCTTCATGACTTCTTTCATGATATGGACTTGGAAGTGTGAGTCTTTGCCTCCGCTTACTGCTACAGCGCAATCATAAGAATTCCCATTCATTCCGCGATATTTATCGCATAATTTTTCTAATTCTTTAAATCTTGCTTTATAATCTACTTGTGCTTTGCGTTCATGATTTTTACATGGTACACAG from Campylobacter iguaniorum includes the following:
- a CDS encoding class I SAM-dependent methyltransferase translates to MKHQDYIYLSEDYYNKPKQIFSYLLDLLEQNLGSTPPPFFKSKKLLDIGCSRGEFLYFCKKSLKFDTNLLYGLDYSSNLIDEAIKFDGLKGVNFSVGSAENFNLNTQFDIVFMTGVLSYFDDVSDTIKCIDSHLSPNGIAIITGGFNDADVDLITRYRNNRYFNTFEPGWNMHSIHTIRKILKTYKLDIIDIKTFYLSFNSIPQEDPCRSWNIQTENGVKFTNGMSLLYDIRSLIIKRV
- a CDS encoding N-acetyl sugar amidotransferase, translating into MKYCKKCTIPDTRPGIKFDQDGICVPCKNHERKAQVDYKARFKELEKLCDKYRGMNGNSYDCAVAVSGGKDSHFQVHIMKEVMKMNPVLFTVEDNFTMTEAGKHNLKNISEEFGCNIISLKPDIKTQKKLMKITFEKYGKPTWFIDRLIYTYPINMALKFNTPLLVYGEDVSYEYGGSDSKEETYSAKHILSNGVAIDISLEELMGGGISKQDLDLTIAPSKEEINKLDPIYLSYFLPWNSYSNYVFAKSRGFHDLTGEWDRTMTAENFDQVDSIAYLVHAWMKYPKFGHACATDYTARFIRYGMLNREEAIKIIKQKDHALDPKAVEDFCKFTGYSETEFWTIIDKFYNREIFEKDSFGRWVLKNPIWK